In a single window of the Helicobacter sp. MIT 99-5507 genome:
- a CDS encoding lactate utilization protein C, which translates to MNREAIISSTKMALQQNKLSTLEKQYKNLIKHSPGSILEEYKMIQSANKAILVESSDVVNDIRNILYNLGSKNIIYTPDLGIDISMLNNEFLINPYNRSVEEIRDELFNTDTSIIRAVCGIADVGVFGLASSSKHPRLASLITKNCIVILEKKNIIQSIYDGVNMLKDSGDPSNMLLIAGPSRTADIELKTVFGVHGPQQVYIILI; encoded by the coding sequence ATGAATAGAGAAGCTATAATATCTAGTACAAAGATGGCATTGCAGCAAAATAAATTATCTACATTAGAAAAACAATATAAAAATCTAATAAAGCATTCTCCAGGTAGTATATTAGAAGAATACAAAATGATACAAAGTGCAAATAAGGCTATATTAGTAGAATCTAGTGATGTAGTAAATGATATAAGAAATATATTATATAATTTGGGTTCTAAAAATATTATTTACACACCTGATTTAGGTATAGATATATCCATGCTTAATAATGAGTTTTTAATTAATCCATATAATAGAAGTGTAGAAGAAATAAGAGATGAATTATTTAATACTGATACTTCTATAATAAGGGCTGTATGTGGTATAGCTGATGTAGGAGTATTTGGACTTGCTTCAAGCTCAAAACACCCAAGATTAGCATCGCTTATTACAAAAAATTGTATAGTAATTTTAGAGAAGAAAAATATTATCCAAAGTATTTATGATGGAGTAAATATGCTAAAAGATAGTGGCGATCCTAGTAATATGCTACTTATTGCAGGTCCATCTCGCACAGCCGATATAGAGTTAAAAACTGTATTTGGTGTTCATGGACCACAGCAAGTATATATTATATTAATATGA
- the yaaA gene encoding peroxide stress protein YaaA encodes MIILFSPSEDKKFIYKESKNKSFAFVDNLLFSDLNAHRLSILKKYINFLKKSPSGDLARIFGVKSFKNLDLIAACSSIDCANTIESIYLYSGTAFRALDIESMPKNGLDFVMNNVIIFSNLFGAIRAKDKIPYYKLKQGENFLDININYVYKGFDGFLDDYLKDKEILDLRAEFYTKAYKLNLAHTKVEFFKNGKKATHCSKFYRGLLLRNLAINNEITYPFKLISSKTSGLTKILQYEVLN; translated from the coding sequence ATGATAATATTATTTAGCCCTAGTGAGGATAAAAAATTTATATACAAAGAAAGTAAAAATAAAAGTTTTGCTTTTGTGGATAATTTGCTATTTAGTGATTTAAATGCTCATCGTTTAAGTATTTTAAAAAAATATATAAATTTTTTAAAGAAATCTCCAAGCGGGGATTTAGCTAGAATCTTTGGAGTAAAATCATTTAAAAATTTGGATTTAATAGCTGCGTGTAGTAGTATAGATTGTGCAAATACAATAGAATCTATTTATCTTTATAGTGGCACTGCTTTTAGAGCACTTGATATAGAATCTATGCCTAAAAATGGGTTAGATTTTGTGATGAATAATGTGATTATATTTAGTAATTTATTTGGTGCAATAAGAGCAAAAGATAAGATTCCATATTATAAATTAAAACAAGGTGAGAATTTTTTAGATATCAATATAAACTATGTTTATAAAGGATTTGATGGATTCTTAGATGATTACTTAAAAGATAAAGAAATATTAGATTTAAGAGCAGAGTTTTATACAAAAGCTTATAAATTAAATCTAGCACATACAAAAGTTGAATTTTTTAAAAATGGTAAAAAAGCTACTCATTGTTCAAAATTTTATCGAGGTTTATTACTTAGAAATTTAGCTATAAATAATGAGATTACATATCCATTTAAATTAATATCTAGTAAAACATCTGGACTTACTAAAATCTTACAATATGAGGTTTTAAACTAA